The DNA sequence ACCGTTTTTTTATGCAGATGGTTGATCTTGCCCATCCCTGAAAGCACTTCTTTACCGAATTTCAAACTGTCGGTAACGGTAAGACTCTGCACCATATCAAACATGGTATGGTCGAGATAGCGATCGCCGCTCATGCTGACGCCGCCAATCAAATCCGATTCATTTTGCGTTTGAGCCAGATAGCGTGCCGCCGTGCTGGTCGCACCGTGTTTGGAAAGTGCGAATACCGATGAACCGCGTGCGGCCCTGCTGGTAAAAGCATCGGCATGAATAGAAACAAATAAATCGGCGCGCAGCCGGCGGGCTTTCGCCACCCTCACCTTCAATGGAATAAACACGTCTTCACTGCGGGTCATATGCGCCCGCATATTATGCTGTTTATCGATCAGCGCCTTTAGCCGCCGGGCAATCTGTAGCACCACGTCTTTTTCACGCGTTTTATGCTTGCCAATTGCGCCGGTATCTTCCCCGCCGTGACCGGGGTCGATCATGATAATGATGGGACGATCGTGTCCCGCTTTTCCCGGCAGCGGGGCCGAAGCGGGTTGGCTGGCTTCAAGATCGCCTTTGTTATAATCCTCAAGCAACGCCAGCAGCGGATCGTCATGATGATGATTGCTGTGTCCCTGGGCCGGATAAAGATCCAGCACCAGCCGATTCTTCATACCGGCCACGGGATCGAGGGTAAAAACTTTCGGCGTGACGTTACGTTTCAGCTCCAGCACCAGCCGCACCGTCGTCGGATTAAATTGACCAACGCGCGCATTTTTTATGTAGGGATCGTCATGACGAACCAGCTTTCCCACATTGTTAAGCACGCGGTTAAGATGAACGTTACTGATATCCATGACTACCCGCTGCGGATTACTCAAGGCAAACTGCTTGTATTTCAGTGGAGTATTGGATTCCAGCGTCAGACGCGAATAGGTCGATGAGGGCCAGATGCGGATAGCCACGACGTGACTGCTGGCCGCAAAACCCACTTTGCTCACGCCCAAAAGCAGAGCAGCGCCAGCGCTTTTTAAAAAAAGGCGTCGGCCAGGCGAAGGTAAATCAGACATGCAACTCCAGAGTGATTGCTGTTTTTTTTGCGAAAAATAGAGCCAAAATAAGACCAAGTACGCAAACTTTAGCGAATCCTGCCAAAGGTGTCATCCGGAAAAGCGCAGCCGTGCAGTCTGTTAAACCCACTTGTTACCCGCTGTTAAAGAAAACAAAAAAAATTGCTACTTGCACCCGCCGCATAAAAGAATAAAAATACATTTTTAGCGAATAATAATTCATAGAGGGTTTGCCGTGAAGGAACGGAGTACCGAGCTGGTTCAGGGGTTTCGCCATACAGTCCCTTATATCAATGCCCACCGTGGTAAAACGTTTGTCATCATGCTGGGTGGTGAAGCCATCGAGCATGAGAACTTCTCAAGTATCGTCAACGATATCGGCCTTCTGCACAGCCTGGGTATTCGGCTGGTGGTGGTGTATGGCGCACGGCCACAGATTGATGCCAATCTTGCCGAGCACCAGCTGGAGCCGTTTTATCATAAACATACCCGCGTGACCGATGCGCAGTCGCTGGAGCTGGTCAAACAGGCTGCCGGACGTTTGCAGCTGGATATCACCGCCCGCCTGTCGATGAGTCTGAATAATACGCCGCTTCAGGGCGCGCATATTAATGTGGTGAGCGGCAACTTTATTATCGCGCAGCCGCTGGGTGTGGATGACGGCATTGACTACTGTCACACCGGCCGTATCCGTCGTATCGATGAAGAAGCGATCCACCGCCAGCTCGACAGCGGCGCCATTGTGCTGCTGGGGCCGGTCGCGGTTTCCGTTACCGGCGAAAGCTTTAACCTGACGTCGGAAGAAGTGGCAACACAGCTGGCAATCAAGCTGAAAGCAGAAAAAATGATCGGATTCTGCGCTGAGCAGGGCGTGACCAACCGCGAAGGCAATATTATCTCTGAGCTGTTCCCGAACGAAGCTCAGCAGCGCATTGAAGAGCTGGAAAAGGACGATGATTATCTCTCCAGCACCGTTCGCTTCCTGCGCGGCGCGGTGAAAGCCTGCCGCAGCGGCGTGCGTCGCAGCCATCTGATCAGCTATCAGGAGGATGGCGCGCTGTTGCAGGAGCTGTTCTCCCGCGACGGTATCGGTACGCAGATCGTAATGGAAAGCGCTGAACAGATCCGTCGCGCCACCATTAATGATATCGGCGGCATTCTCGAACTGATCCGTCCGCTGGAGCAGCAGGGTATTTTAGTGCGGCGTTCACGCGAGCAGCTGGAGATGGAAATCGATAAATTCACCATTATCGAGCGTGATAACCTGACCATCGGCTGTGCGGCGCTTTATCCTTTCCCGGAAGAGCAGATTGGCGAAATGGCCTGCGTTGCCGTGCATCCCGACTATCGCAGTTCCTCACGGGGCGAAGCTTTGCTGGAACGCGTAGCGCTCCAGGCTCGTCAGATGGGGCTGAAAAAACTGTTTGTGCTCACCACTCGCAGCATCCACTGGTTCCAGGAACGCGGCTTTACGCCGGTTGATATTGAAGAGCTGCCGGAAAGTAAAAAGCAGATGTATAACTACCAGCGCCGTTCAAAAGTCTTAATGGCCGATCTCCGCCACGCGCGCCTGGCCTGACGCTAATCGCGGCTCTGAATGGCCGGGCTACTCGCCCAGCCTTTCAACCAGACCGCTGCGACGCTGAGTCTGCATTTTTACCGCGCTGTTTAACACCTGGCCATCGGCATACAGCGTAAGCTGCCGTCTGGCCCGGGTGATAGCGGTATAAACCAGCTCCCGCGTCAGCACTGGCGTAAACTGGTTCGGCAGCACCAACAGCGTGTGGTCAAACTCCGACCCTTGTGATTTGTGCACCGTCATGGCAAAAGCGGTATCGTGCGGCGGTAAGCGGCTGGGCTGAACGGCCTTGATAGTGCCGTCCGGCAGCGGGAAGAAGACCTTTAGTGCGCCCTCTTCATCATTCATCGCAATGCCAATATCCCCATTGAACAAGCCCAGCGCGCTGTCGTTACGGGCAATCATCACGGGCCTTCCCACATACCATTTACCGCCAGCGCCCGCTGAACGGGTAATCAGCCGCTTCTGTTGTAGCGAAGCCTCAATACGTTCGTTGAGACCAAACACGCCAAATGGCCCTTCGCGCAGGGCACACAGAAGCTGAAAGCGCCCAAAGGCTTCCAGTACCTGCTGTGAACTTGCTCCCTTTGCCAGCTGCACCAGATAGTCGCGATAGCCTTCCACACACCGATTTAACAGGTGCTGGTACTCTTCGCTGCTGTTCAGCGAAAAACGCTCAATATCGCCATAATCAGCCGCAAAAACCTGATTAAGCTGACGCGTGTCGCCTGCATTTACCGCCCGCGCCAGCTGACCAATTCCGGAAGAAGCGTCAAACCGATAGCTCTTACGCAGCAGACAGATGCTGTCACGCACCGGCGGTGCCGTCGCATCATCCAGTCCTTCAATAACGCAGCCGGTCAGTAGCGCCAGCATCTCAGCACGCTCATGGCTGTAGCCCGCTTCGGCACAGCGGCAAATATCGCCCAATACCGCGCCCGCTTCTACCGATGCCAGCTGATCGCGGTCGCCGAGGAAAATCACTCTGGCATGTGGTGGCAGCGCGGCAATCAGATTGGCCATCATCGGCAGATCGACCATTGACGCTTCGTCGACGACCAGCAAATCCAGATGCAGCGGATTGGCTGCGTGATAGCGCATCCGCTGGCTGCCCGGCACCGCGCCAAGCAGGCGATGCAGCGTGGTGGCTTCCGCCGGAAAACGCTGCTTTTCTGCTTCGCTGACGTCCAGGTCCTGTAGCGCCTTGCCCAGCGACTCCGTCAGGCGCGCCGCCGCTTTCCCGGTGGGTGCCGCCAGACGAATGCGCATTGAACCGGCCGACAGCTCCAGCAGCGTAGCCAGCAGTTTAGCCACCGTGGTGGTCTTACCGGTTCCCGGCCCGCCTGAAATAACGGCGATTTGTCGGGTTATTGCCACGGCAGCGGCGATTTTCTGCCAGTTATCCGCTTCCAGCCCAAAATGCCTGTCGAGCGCGGCCCGTAGCCGCTGCTGGTCAAAATCACTAAAGGCGGTTTCACGCAGAATAAACTGCGCTACCAGGCCTTCTGACAGCCACATGCGGTGCAGATAAAGGCGTTGTTGATGTATGACCAGCGGCGTGGCCGTAGTACCGTCGCCTACCGCTTCAAAACCGGGCAGCAGGCTGGGCCAGTCAGGTTCGCCTGCCGCCTGCCAAAGCTGGCGTGCAAGCTCAGGATGACGCCCGGAAAACAGCGCGGACTCGGTAAGCTGCTCAAGCGGCAGGCATACGTGACCTTCTCCGGCTTCGGCACTGACCCAGGCCGCAGCAAGCATCAGCGCAGGTTGCGTTTCGTCGGCCACCATGCGGGCAAACTGCACGTCGAGCGAACGGAACAGACGTTGGTCGCAGGCGGCCAGCAATAATTGGTTCATTACAGACATACTTCTTCTCCGGCGAACAGGGCATCCAACGCCGCGACAAATTCAGCCTGTGGACGGGTACGGAATACGCCGTTTTCACTGGCTGTTCCTTCCATACCGCGCAGGAACAGATAGATCACGCCACCAAAATGCTGCTGATAGTCATAATCAGCCAGACGATGGCGCAGATAGCGATGCAGTGCCAGCGTATAGAGCTGGTACTGTAAGTCATAACGGTGAGATTGCATCGCGGCAGCCATCGCTTCCGGCGTATAGTGTTCGCCAGACTCGCCCAGCCAGTTAGATTTATAATCCAGCAGATAATATTTACCTTCCCAGCAAAATACCAGATCGATAAAGCCTTTTAGCATGCCCTGTACCTGCTGAAAGTTGAGCGTCGGGCAACCTTGCGAGAGCGAATCGTAATGGCGGATCAACTGGTCCAGCTTTGCGGCACTCAGCAGCTGCTCAATCGGCAAATAAAATTGCAGTTCGACCTGACGATTGTCAGCAGTCAGTTGATTAAGCGTAACGCCGGTGTCGTTAAGCGGCGTTCGCAGCACCTCTTCCAGCCACTGCTTCATTACCGGCAGCCAGGCAAGGTCATGGCCCTGCGCGGCCAGCTGCTCGCTCAGCCAGTTTTCATCAACGGGCTGCGTAAAATCTAACGCTTCAAATAAGCCATGCAGAAACGTTCCGGGCGCTGCGCCACGTGGAAAAGTATGCGGCGTAAGCTGAAGCGCGGTCTGGCTTTGCGCTTCGCCCGCCGCATCCACATCCAGTCGGGGAAGCAGTTCAAAGGCGGCGGAGTGTCCATGCTGCTGTAAACCCGAATAGCTGGTTACGCGCCACTCATCATGCAGCGATCGTGTCACCTGCAAGCTGTTAAGCTCCTCGTAAAAATCCTGTTCCGGCCGCCAGCTTTCGCTTTCCGGCTCGGTCGGCATAACGACCTCAATCGCCGGACTTTGCAGGCTTAGCAGCTGCTTATGCAGGCCCGCCGCATCCGCAGGCTCGCCAAGCTGGAGCAAATAGCCCAACGCGCTGTTGTGCAGATCGCTGTTCCCTTCTTTTTTCCGGTTGCCTTTTACCAGCGGCGCCACGCCAACGCTGCAATGCCAGACTGAACGCGTCAGCGCCACGTAGAGCAGGCGCAAATCTTCAGCCAGCCGCTCCTGTTCAGCCAGCTCAACGCTTTCAGCTTCATCGCGCAAATCCAGCAGCGCCTGAAAGCTCTGCCGATCGTGATAAATGCCCTGGCCCGCTTCGCGATAGTTGGCGATAAAAGGTAGCCAGACCAGCGGATATTGCAGGCCTTTTGATTTGTGAATGGTGACAATCTGCACCAGGTGGCGATCGCTCTCCAGCCGCAGCTGCTGACTTGCCGACTGGCCGTTTGGCTGAGCCACTTCAGCCGCCAGCCAGCGTACCAGCGCGTGTTCGCTGTCAAGCTGTGCTGACGCTTCCTGCAACAGTTCGCCCAGGTGCAACAGGTCGGTCAGCCTGCGTTCGCCGCTGTCTGAAACCAGCAGGTTCTCTGCAATCTGGCGGTTTACCATCAGCTCTCGCAGCATCGGCAGCACGCCACGCTTTAGCCAACGCTGGCGATAGCGGTCAAACTCATCGACCAGCGCATCCCATCTGCGCTCGTCGCGGCTCAGTTCTTCCAGCGTTGCTGCATCCAAACCAAAAATGCTGGTTGCCAGTGCACTGCGCAATATACGCTCCTGCTCCGGTGCCAACACCGCCTGTAGCAGCCAAAGCATTTCGCGCGCTTCAGGCGTAGTAAAAACACTGTCGCGGTTGGAGAGATAAACGGAAGGAATATTCAGACCGTTCAGCGCTTCCCGCATAACGGCGGCTTCACCCCGGCTGCGCACCAGAATCGTAATATCCGAGGCCTGCACCGGCCGTAAAAATTCGCCTTTGCCAATTTGCGCCGTGCCTTGCTGTCCGGCCGTTAGCCAGCGACAGATATCTGCGGCGCACTGGCGAGCCATAAACTGCTGGTAATCACTGACGCCAACGCCTTCGCCCGGCTGTAAGCAGAAACGCAATGCGGGCTGAGGCTTACCCTCCATCACAAAATTCAGTGCCGCGTTTGGTGCAGCAGGTTCAACGGTAATAAAAGGGATCTCGTTGAACAAAAAGGGATTTGGCAGGCGCAGGAACAGCTGATTAACGCTGTTTACCATCGCAGGAGAGGAGCGCCAGTTAGTTTCAAGCGTGTAGTGAGCGCTAACTTCATTGCGCGCTTTCATATAGGTGAAAATATCGGCGCCGCGAAAAGCATAGATCGCCTGCTTGGGATCGCCAATCAGCAGCAGCGCGTTGTCCGGCTGCTGACCATAGAGCGTACGGAAAATACGATACTGCTGGGGATCGGTATCCTGGAATTCATCAATCAGCGCTACCGGATAGCGAGTACGGATTGCCTGCGCCAGCGCTTCACCTCCGGGCTGCTGTAACGCACTATCCAGCCGTCCGAGCAGGTCATCAAAGCCAAGCAGCGCGTTCAGCCGCTTTTCTTTCTGCGTAGCAAAACGGATTTCTCGTAACGCGGTAGCGATAACCAAATCGCGCAGCGACAGCGGCTCGGCGAGGAAACGATCGATGTGTTCAAAGAGTGCATGCTGCGGCGGCTCGCCCTTTTTGGTTTTTTCCAACAGGATGCGTTGCCCGAAGCGCTCCAGCTCCTTTGGCACCTGATAGTCTGCCGTTTCTTCCGCTGCCCACTGGGTCAGTTTTTCCAGCCAGTTAGGTAAGTGCTTACTACTGTAACTTCGCTTGTCTACGCCTGACTGAGCAATCAAATCATGCAGGTTTTCTGCCGCACGCCAGGCGGCCTTCAGCCTGTCGATTTGCGCAATGATTTTTTCATGCCGCTGGGTAAAGGTTTCGTCTAAATCCAGCGGATGCTTTAGCGCAGGTGCCTCGCCGCTTAGCCAGGGCGAGAGCGTCGCCAGCAGCTGTTCCGGCCCCTGCCACATTTGCGTCATAACACGAGCTATCGGCAGCGGTAGCGGATAGCAAAAGCGCCGCCAGAAATCGGCCGCCGCCTGCCGCCGCAGCGGAAACTCATCCTCAATCAGCTGTTGTTCGAACAGCATGCCGGACTCAAAGGCGTTCAGATTGAGCATGCGCTGACAGAAACCGTGAATAGTGAAAATCCCGGCGTCATCCATCTGCCGTTCAGCAGCCAACAACTGGGCGGCGGCCTGAGGCAAATCATCTATCTCAGCCATCAGCTGAGTAAGCACCGGATCGGCACTGTGCCCGCGAATGCAGGCAATACGCAGCTTGTGAATGTTTTCCCGGATACGCCCACGTAGCTCTGCCGTTGCCGCTTCGGTAAAGGTTACAACCAGAATTTCTTCTACCGGCAGCGGCCGCCCAAAAGAGGCTTCTCCGCCCAGCCCCAGCAGCAGGCGGAGATAGAGCAGGCCGATGGTAAAGGTTTTACCTGTTCCCGCAGAAGCTTCAATCAGCCTCTCACCCTGTAGCGGCAGAGTCAGAGGATCAAGGCGCTGCAATGTCATGATTTGTCGCTTTTCACCGGAAATGACTGCTGCAATTTCGACACTTCCTGCCAGGTGGTAAAGCCTGACGGTGCAGCGTAATCAGCCTTATCGTGCTGGCTGCCAGAAATCTGCGACAGCAGCGTTAATCCTTGTGGCGCCATGACGGCATCGTGGAAGAAGGTCGCGATTTTTTCCGGCGTTAGCGCCTGAATGCGTTTTATCACTTGCTCCCGCGTATCAAAGTTGTCATTTTCACGATTGAAATCTTTGCTAAAGCGTCCGGCTTCTTCATCCAGCGTTTGCGGACGTTGTTTCAGCTCGTTGATCATCGCGGTCTGATACTGAGCAAAATCCTCTTTACTCATGTCACGTAAACGCTTTTCCGCTGTCGGATAGAACGCGGCGAAACGCTCAAGCAAATAAGCCGGCTGTTTCACGTTGCTTTGCAGCAGGAAGCCGATCCCCCACTGACGCCCAACCGGCATCTGGAAAGAGAAGACCGCATAGCCGAGCTGCTCTTCCGTGCGCAGCTGGTTGTAAAACCATGGCTGAATAATCTGGCTGAGCATGGCGCTGTTAGCGATGCTGTCATGTTCTTCATAGCCAGGCGGCACGTAAAGCGCGGCCAGCGCAGAATCGGTGCTGCTGCCCTCTTTTTGCAGGTTAGCCGTCGTTTTCTTGTCAACCACCAGATACTGGCTATGCCACCGGCTTTGGCCTTCGCAGTTAAGCTGGTTTTTTAACTCGCCTGCCAGTGTCTTAACGCTGTCAGCGGTCATGTTACCGACGACCAGCAGTTCCGGCGTAGCATTTTCCAGCAGCATTTTGCGGTACGCCTTCAAATCCTCAAGCGTCACCTCCGCCACCAGCTTACGGCGCTCGCTGCGCTGGGTGTATGGCAGCTGCGACAACATCTGTGCAGGCTGGATTGCCAGCTCAAAGGCTTTGCCTTTGTCCGCGGAGTCGAGCCGCTCCAGATACCAGGATTTCGCCTGATCCAGCTGCTGCCGATCCGGCTGATAGCTGGCATAACGTTTGAGCAAGGTTTTCATCAAATCCGGCAGGCGCTGAGTAAAACCGCTGGCATTAAAGGTGACGCCATCGTTCTCGCTGGTGGAGAAGCTGATGCCGCCAACCGACGCCTGCGAACTCAGCTCGTCCAGCGCCAGCCCGGCCAGATAGTCATTCAAACCATACATCACCTGATTTTTCGCCGTGCTCATCGCTTCTTTGTTGCGCAGCGCCAGGGTGATATTGGCTTTGGGATCGTCCGCGTAGAACTGGCTCGGCATATAAAACGCCCGCAGGCCAGGCTGATTGATAAGCAGCTCCGGGTGCGCATATTTATGCTGCGGCTTAATCAGCGTGAAGTCGTCGGGGATGTACGGGTTAAGCACGGGCAGAGATAACGAAATCTTATCGCTGGCGGCCTGCCACGCTTTGAAACGCTCTGGCTCAATCTTATTCACCTGATATGGCGCATTCACGAAGTAAGCCATTTTGTTGTGCGGTTCATTCGGGCTGATGTACCAGATGCGCGCGTTCTGTGGCGTCATACCGTCAAGCCGCGCTTTGATGGCCTGGGGATCGTACTGGTCAGCAATATAGGGGGCGACCAGCGTATCGGCGACAGGAACGCGCAACATGGTATCCGCCAGCCATTCAATATAGTCCATATCACGGGTAATGGAGGGATAACGGAAGTCCAGATCCAGCACGTGGGCGACTTCGTCAAAATAGCGTTTATCGATGCCGCCGCTGCGCAAGGTGTTCAGATAGCTGAACACTGCTGCCACCACTTCATCACGGTTAGCCAGCCCTTTATCGGTCAGCGAAACGGTAATAGAGAAGATGCCGCCGTTACGATCGATAACCGGATCGGCTCCCGCATCAATCGAATCTGCCAGTCCCTGGTTTTGCAGCCAGTCGGAGAGCGTATTTTTACTGCGGTTGCCAATCAGATAGCCGATCAGCGTATCGGTTTTGCTGCGGAATTTGTCGCTGTTATTGTCGATACGGAATTCAATTTTTAGCTGCTTACGAGGCTGGGCCGGTACGTAATGAATGATGATGCCTTTCTGCTTATCGGTCACCACCGGGACGGCGATCTCCGGCACAGCAGCCTGGTGCGTTTGCACACGGCCATAGGTTTTTGCGGCAATAGCTTGCAGTTCGGCCAGCGGCTTGTTGCTGTAAATTACCGCTTTCATAAGGTTGGCCGAGTAGTAACGCTGATAAAAAGCGGTTAGCGCATCATGTAGCTTGCTGTCTGGTTTGTCCTTCAGCGTTTCCAGGTTCCCGCCTGAGAACAGCGAAGCCGGGTGCTCAGGGTTTAAGGTTTCCGCACCCACCTGCGCCATTCGTAAGCCATCCCGGGACCGCGCCATCGTCAGCTCTGCATTGACCGCATGACGTTCACGATCGGCGTTTACCGGATCCAACAGCGGTTCGGCAATGGCATCGGCAAGCCGATCAACAGCAGGCTCCAGTGCATCGTTCTCAACTTCAAGATAGAACGCAGTGCGGTAGGAAGCGGTGCTGGCATTGTGGCTGCCACCGTGCTTTTTCAGAAACTCGGCAAGGTTGTCTGGCTGCGGGTAGCGCTTCGACCCCATCAGCAACATATGCTCAAGATAGTGAGCCAGCCCCTGTTGATTACGTGGATTGTCTAGCGAGCCGATGGGGATCGTCAGCGCCGATAATGACTTGGTCGCTTGCGGATCGGAAACCAGCAGTACGGTTAACCCGTTATCCAGCTTGATCGCCTGATACTGGCGCGGATCTTTCTCGCTTTTACGAATCGTTTCAGGGACGGGCTGCCATCCCGATTGCGCCTGTGTCAGTGGACTCCAGAAGGTAAAAAGCAGGAAAAGAGTGGTGAACCAGACTGCATAACGACGCATTCAAACTCCTCGACGATCTGTTGCTCTGTTACCCCATGCCGTGCACACGGGGCGGTGAGACCGTTAAACCTAAAGACTTCACTTATCCCCGGCGGACAAGCAAACAGAAATAAACGTTAAAAATAGTTATAAAGTAACATTACAGGATGTCTTACTTAATGTCATTGATCTGCATTAGTGGTAACAGCCACGCTTCTGCGTTATCGGTAATTGCACGAAACGTAGCTTCATCCAGCGTGCGGAAAAGCCGTGCCAGATAAGGGTCGCTGCCCTCACCTTCAACCTGCATATTGCCCTGCCAGGCCTGCAACAGTTTGATGCGCGCTTTTGCCTGGGTCGCTTCATCGTGCAGGATTGAGGCGGACTTCTCGTCATAGCTGGCTTCCAGCCATGCGCCACCCGTTTTGGGCAGCAGCAACAAGGGCGAACACATCCCCTGCCTGTAGCCCTGAATATAACGCGCCAGCCACGCCTGCGCTTCCTCAACCGGCAACGCCGGAAAACGCCACTGGCTCTCTTTTCGGCCATACATTCGGCTGTCACCGCTGCCGCCCAAAATGCAATAAACCAGGTGCTCAAGCCACAGCGCCAGTCCGTCAGTGAAGTTAAGATGCCCCGGGCGCCAACGCAGCAAACCATCATCCTGAACCTGGGGCAACCAGCCGTTCAGCTGAAGACCGGCGATTTGCAGGTTGATCTCCCAACTCTTCGAGTCTTTACGCTGTTCGCGTACCTGCCCTGCCAGCTCGCTCATATCTGTTAACTGTTCCTGCCAGAAAAGCTCGCCATAGGCGCCGTAAGGCAGATTCCCTGCGGCGCGCTGCCGGGCATACAGCGGTTCGCTGGGCTGCTCATCAATCAGGGTATTCAACAGCTGGCTGTTTAGCTGGTAGCGACTGAGATTATCCAGCGTAAAGGGCTCAGCATCGGGCAGTTCGGTATCGGAGAGCAGGAAACTGACGCCCAGCCGCTGGCTGAAGAAGGCACGCACCGGATGACGCCAGAAGCGCACCAGGTGCTCGAAATTCAGTTCGGCCATCTCCAGTTCGGGCAGCGGCTGCATAAAAGGCGGATGCGGTACGCCGCTGGCCTTTGCCGCCGGTAGCCATTCTGCCGCATAGCTTTGATATTTCGCCTGCGGCAGAAAGTTTTCGGCGGCAAACGGCATACGGCTGTGCAGATGATGCAGGTGCGCCACAACGGCCGCCGCGCTGGTATCAACATCCCGCCCCTGGTCGCCAGGCAAACAGAAGCTCTGACTGATGTATTCCACCAGTTCACTGACCAGTACCGACGGAAAACGTTCCGAGTTGTCCTGAATTGTACGGCCGATATAGCTGATATAAAGCTGTTGCTGAGCCGAATTCAGCGCCTCTAAAAACAGATAGCGATCATCGTCGCGCCGGCTGCGATCGCCTTTTTTGGGCTGCTGGCTCATCAGGTCAAACCCCAGCGGCGGCAGCGTGCGCGGGTAAACGCCATCGTTCATGCCCAGCAGACAAACTACCTTAAAGGGAATGGAACGCATCGGCATCAGGGTACAGAAGTTGACGGGTCCGGCGAGAAAGCGCTGGCTGATCCTTTCCTGATCAAGCCTGGAAGCCAGCTCATCACGCAGCAGAGAAAGCGGCACGGCCTGCTGATACTGAGCCTGCACGCCGTAGTTAATGACCTGC is a window from the Pantoea sp. CCBC3-3-1 genome containing:
- the ptrA gene encoding pitrilysin, with the protein product MRRYAVWFTTLFLLFTFWSPLTQAQSGWQPVPETIRKSEKDPRQYQAIKLDNGLTVLLVSDPQATKSLSALTIPIGSLDNPRNQQGLAHYLEHMLLMGSKRYPQPDNLAEFLKKHGGSHNASTASYRTAFYLEVENDALEPAVDRLADAIAEPLLDPVNADRERHAVNAELTMARSRDGLRMAQVGAETLNPEHPASLFSGGNLETLKDKPDSKLHDALTAFYQRYYSANLMKAVIYSNKPLAELQAIAAKTYGRVQTHQAAVPEIAVPVVTDKQKGIIIHYVPAQPRKQLKIEFRIDNNSDKFRSKTDTLIGYLIGNRSKNTLSDWLQNQGLADSIDAGADPVIDRNGGIFSITVSLTDKGLANRDEVVAAVFSYLNTLRSGGIDKRYFDEVAHVLDLDFRYPSITRDMDYIEWLADTMLRVPVADTLVAPYIADQYDPQAIKARLDGMTPQNARIWYISPNEPHNKMAYFVNAPYQVNKIEPERFKAWQAASDKISLSLPVLNPYIPDDFTLIKPQHKYAHPELLINQPGLRAFYMPSQFYADDPKANITLALRNKEAMSTAKNQVMYGLNDYLAGLALDELSSQASVGGISFSTSENDGVTFNASGFTQRLPDLMKTLLKRYASYQPDRQQLDQAKSWYLERLDSADKGKAFELAIQPAQMLSQLPYTQRSERRKLVAEVTLEDLKAYRKMLLENATPELLVVGNMTADSVKTLAGELKNQLNCEGQSRWHSQYLVVDKKTTANLQKEGSSTDSALAALYVPPGYEEHDSIANSAMLSQIIQPWFYNQLRTEEQLGYAVFSFQMPVGRQWGIGFLLQSNVKQPAYLLERFAAFYPTAEKRLRDMSKEDFAQYQTAMINELKQRPQTLDEEAGRFSKDFNRENDNFDTREQVIKRIQALTPEKIATFFHDAVMAPQGLTLLSQISGSQHDKADYAAPSGFTTWQEVSKLQQSFPVKSDKS